The following nucleotide sequence is from uncultured Roseateles sp..
CAGGCAACACCGGCACCCCGGCCGCCAATGCCAGCGAGGCGGCCATGAAGGCCGGCACCCGCGCGAGCAGCTTTGCCAGCGCCGTGACCCTGGGGCCGCTGGCCGCCAGCCAGACACCGGCCAGTGGCAGCCTGGGCACGCTGAACAACGGCAGCATCGCGGGCGCCAGCTTCAGCAGCGGTGCAGCGACGGTGAGCACGCTGCAGTACACCGAGGTCGGCAGCTTCGCGCTCAACACCGCGGGCGTGGTCAGCAATTTCCTGGGCAGCGGCCTGGCCCTGAACGCCGTGGTGGTGAATGCCGGGGGCGCGCAGAACACCCGCGTCGGCCGCTTCGTGCCGGCCAGCTTTGCGCTGAGCGCCGCCAGCGTCACCCACCGCAACAGCGCCAGCTGCTCCCCGGCCTCCACCTTCAGCTACCTCGACGAGGGCTTCAAGCTGCAGTTCACCCTCAGCGCCAAGAACGCGCTTGGCGCCACCACCGCCAACTACAGCGGCGCCTATGCCCTGCTGGATCTCACCGTGCCGGCCAACTTTGGCCTGGCCGGCATCCAGGGCGGCACCCTGTTCAAGACCGCCAACAACCGCCTGAGCCTGATCAGCAGCAGCGGCAGCTGGGCCGGCGGCGTGGCAGCCAATGTGCAGCTGATTGCCAGCGCCAACCGCGTCTCCGCCCCCGACGGCCCCTTCGACACCGCCAAGTTCGGCATTGCCGCGCTGGACAGCGACGGCGTCACCATGAGCGGCCTCGACCTCGACACCGATAGCCCCGCGAACGGCAACGACCGTGTCTTGCTCGCCACAGTCCCGCTGCGTTTTGGTCGATTGCAGCTGATGAATGCGATGGGCGCCCAGAATCGCGACCTGGCCCTGCCGCTGATCGCCCAGTATTGGAACGGCACCGGCTTCGCCGACAACACGCTCGACAGTTGCACCCGCATCAGCACCCCCAACGTGAACTTTGGCAACTACCGCAAGACCCTGACCCCGGGCGACAGCGCCCTGCTCAGCAGCCCGGTGACGGTGAGCGCCGGCCGTGCCAGGCTGTTCCTGAGCAAGCCCGGCGGCGGCCGCAGCGGCAGTTTCGATGTGGCGCTGAGCCTGTCCGGCAGCGCCACGGCCAGCACCTGCATGGCCGCCTTCGCCCCGGCGGCCGGCGATGCAGCGACCGCAGGCGCCGGCATGGACTATCTGCGCGGCGCCTGGTGTGGCAGCGTCTACGTGAAAGACCCCTCCGCACGGGCCACGTTTGGCCTGTATCGTGGCGCCGACAACCTGCTGTATCAGCGAGAAAACTATTGAGATGAAGTTGCCCTGGCAATCGGCCAAGCAGAAGAACCAGCTGGCGCTGTACTTGGCGCCGGACCGCCTGGCCTATGTGCTGGCAGACACCAGCAGCGGGGCGCCTGTGCGCGTGCTGCGCTGGGGCGTCGAGGAGCGCGGTGATGCCAGCCTGCCCGAGTTCGCCCGCCGGGTGCGCTCGCTGGGTCTGGGCGGGGGGCAAGTCGTGGCCCTGCTGGGAGCCGAGCACTATCAGATCCTGAAGATCGAGACGCCGAATGTGCCGCAGGACGAGCTCAAGGCCGCAGCGCGCTGGCAGATCAAGGAGATGGTCGAGGCCCATCTGGATGACCTGACCCTGGACGTGATGCATGTCGGCGGCGATGCCCCGCGAGCGCAAAAGCATCTGTTCGTCGTCGCCGCGGCCAACGCCGCCCTGCGCGAGCTGACCGAGTGGTCCGCCGGTGCCGGACTCTCGCTGACGGCCGTCGACATCTGGGAGACGGCGCAGCGCAATCTGCAGACCGCCGCCGCCCAGCAGGCCGGCCTGGCCGAGCGGGCCACGGCCGCCTTGATGGTCCAGTCAGGCAGCTGCCTGCTCACCATCAGCGCCCAGGGCGAACTGTTCTACACCCGGCGCCTGGACTGGGACGAGCGCCTGCGCCAGCGCGCGCTGGGTGGCTTTGCGCCCAAGCCGGCAGCGCCGCCGCCGCTGGGCTTCGAGTACATGCCGGGCGACGACCTCGGCTTTGCCGACGACGGCGCAGCCGCCGACGCTGAGGGCTCGCCGATGGTGATCGAGCTGCAGCGCTCGATCGACGTATGGGAGCGCTCCTGGCCCGATCTGCCCCTGGCCCTGCTGCAGATGAAGACGCCCGAGCACGACAAGGAGCTGGCCACCCTGCTGCAACGCGAGCTGGGCCTGCGCACCCAGGCCATGGAACTGGCGCCGCTGTTCAGCGGCTTCGAGGCCACGCCCGACAATCTGCCCGCCTACGCCGCCTGCCTGCCCCTGCTGGGCGCCCTGCTGCGCAGCGAACAGCGCAAGCCCTGAGCACGCCATGGCCCAGCAAATCAACCTCCTCACACCCATACTGCTGGCGCCCAAGCGCTACTTCTCGGCCGTCGCCATGGCCCAGGCCCTGGGCCTGCTGCTGGCCGGCGCCCTGCTGATCGGCGCCTGGCTGCTGCTCCAGGCGCGCCAGACCCGCCAGTCCTACCTGCAGATCCAGGCCGAGGCCCAGACCGAGCGTCAGGTCTTGATGGACGCGCTGATGCGCCTGCCCGGCAACACCGACCCGGCCGCGCTGAACCAGCAGCTCGGCAGCCTGCAGCAGGGCCTGCTGCAGCGCCGGCAGATGCTGGACGAGCTGAGCCGTGGCCGCGCGCTGCCGGGCCAGAGCCAGTCCGATCTGCTGCGCCTGCTGGCCCGCACCGTGCCGCCGCCGGTCTGGTTGACCGAGCTGCGCTGGAGCAGCGGCCGGCTGGAACTGCAGGGCCTGACCCTGGAGCCTGCGGCACTGCAGCCCTGGCTGCAGCAGCTGGCCGGCCATCCGCTGTTGAAAGGCCAGCAGCTGACGGCGGTCAAGGTGGAACGGCTGGAGTCGGGCGCCGAGGGCGGCACGACCCTGGCCGCCGGCAGCGAGGCCGGTCCGGCGGCGCGTGGCGCAGCCCGGCCCCGCTGGCGCTTCACCCTGATCAGCGCAAGCTCCCCCGCACCTGCAGCGCCCAAGGCATCGGCACCATGAAGCCAGACCTCGCCCCACTGCCAGCGCGCTGGAAAGCCCGCTGGCAACTCCAGGCCAAACGCATCGATGCGCTGTCGCTGCGCGAACGCGTGTTCCTGTTCCTGTCGATTGCCCTGGTGCTGGCCGCGGTGCTGGACCAGTTCCTGATCGCGCCGCTGATGGCCGAGCAGACACTGGCACGCCAGAACCAGCAGCGCCAGGCCACCGAGCTGAAAACCCTACGCCAGCAATTCGGCGAAGCGACCCAGCTCAACGCCGCCGGCAGCCCCCAGGGCCAGCTGCGCGCGGCGATCCGCGCCGCCCAGGGCGAGACGCTGGAGCTGGATCAGCAGCTGCAGCAGCGCTCCGGCCTGCTCGACAACCAGTCCCAGCTGCCCGAGGTGATGGGGCGGCTGCTGCGCCAGCACGAGCGCCTGAGCCTGGTGAATCTGCACACGCTGGACGACGCCGCCCTGCCCCAGCCCACCGGCGCGGCACCGTCCAGCCTGAAGTGGCGCGGCGTGGAGCTGCAGGTCAGCGGCGACTATCTGGACCTGATGCGCTATCTGGCCGAGCTGGAGACCGCTCTGCCGGCGCTGCGCTGGGGCCAGCTGCGCCTGGGCAGCGAGGCGGGCCGCACGCAGCTGCAGCTGCAGGTATTTCTGGTCGGGGGGCGGACATGAAGACATTGACCCTGCCGCTGCTGCTCGCCCTGGCCCTGCCCGCCGGCGCCCAGGACGGCCTGCGCGATCCCACCTTGGCGCCCGCCGCTGCGCGCCCGGCCGCCCCGCCGGCCTCGGGCGCCGAGACGGCCAGCGCGGGCAACCTGCCTCAGCACATCATGGTGCTGAACGGCCGCCCCTATCTGATCGTCGCCGGCCACAGGCTCGGCGTCGGCGACGCACTGGGCGAAGCCCGCATCACCCGCATCGGCGACGGCGCCGTCTGGCTCAGGGAAGGCGGCGTGACGCGCCGCGTCAGCCTGTACGCCGGCGTCGAGAAGCGCCCCGTGCCCGTCGAGGGCGCCACCCCGAAAGCACCGTCGAAAGCTCACGCCAAAGTGCGACCCGATATGGCCACCCCCAAGAACAACAAGGAGCAGCCATGATGAAGCCTGGCCATTGCCATTTTTCCTACCGCCCCGGCCGCAGCCTGCTGGCCTGTGCCGTCATCACCCTGCTCACCGCCTGCGCCGACAAGCCCCTGAAGCTGGCCGAGTCCGGCAACAGCATCCGCGCCGAACTGCAGGCGCAATCGCAGGCCACCCGCCCCACCGCGCCGAGCTCGCAGGCGGCCGCCGCTGCGGCCGTGCCGCTGCCCGCCGAACCGCCTCGCCCCGAGGCCGCGGGCGAGCCCCGTTTCGACCTGGTCGTCAACGGCGCGCCGATGCGCGATGTGTTCCTGTCCCTGGTCACCGACACCCGCTACAGCATGCTGGTCCATCCGGACGTCGGCGGCCAGCTGTCGGTGACCCTGAAGGGCGTGACGCTGCGCGAAGCGCTCGAGTCGATACGCGACGTCTATGGCTATGACTTCAAGATCGAGGGCCGCCGCATCACCGTCTACCCGCCGACGATGCAGACCCGCATCTACACGCTCAACTACCTGCACAACCAACGCAAGGGCCGCAGCGAGGTGCGCGTCAGCTCGGGCTCCGCGCCGGTGCCAGCCAATAACGGCAGCACGGGCAGCACCGGCAACCCGGCGCCGGCCGGCACGGCCACCGCGCAACCCGACAGCAGTCAGATTTCGACCACCACCGATAACGACTTCTGGGCCGAGACCACGGCCGCACTCAAGGCCTTGCTGCGCAACGAGCCGGGCCGCGCGGTGATTGCCAGTCCCCAGGCCGGCACGATTGCCGTGCGCGCCATGCCGGACGAGCTGCGCCACATCGAATCCTTTCTGCGCTCCACCCGCGCCTCGGTCGAGCGCCAGGTCATGCTGGAGGCCAAGATCGTCGAGGTCGAGCTGCGCGAGGGTTACCAGAGCGGCATCGACTGGTCCATCCTGCGCAACCGCGGCGCCGTTGGCCAGACCAGCGTCAGCCCCTCGATACCGAGCGGTGTGAACACCATCATCAACCCGCTGGTCAGCAATTCGAACCGTTTGCCGGTGCTGTCCACCAGCTCTGCCGGCGCGGTGCTCGGCGATCTGGTCGGTGTGCCGGTGGCCGGCTCGGGTGCCTTCGGCCTGGCGCTGTCGCGCGGCGGCTTCCAGGCGCTGCTGAGCTTTCTGGAAACGCATGGCGATGTGCAGATACTGTCCAGCCCGCGGGTGGCCACGCTGAACAACCAGAAGGCCGTGCTCAAGGTCGGCACCGACGACTATTTCGTCACCGGCATCACCGGCACCAGCAACAACACCAACAACAACACGACCACCAACAACAACACCCAGACGGTGCCGACCTTGACCCTGACGCCGTTCTTCTCGGGCATCGCCCTGGATGTGACGCCGCAGATCGACGAGGCCAACATGATCACCCTGCACATCCACCCCTCGGTCACCGCGGTGACCGAGAAGGTCAAGCAGGTGGACCTGGGCACGGTGGGCACCTTCCGCCTGCCGCTGGCCTCCAGCAGCACCAACGAGACCGACACCGTGGTCAGGATCGCCGACGGCAATATCGTAGCCATCGGCGGCCTGATGCAGATGGAGTCCGCCCGCCGCGGCTCCGGCCTGCCCGGCAGCGGCGACAACGCCCTCACCAGCACTCTGTTCGGCAACCGCGCCAACACCGCCCGCAAGCGCGAGCTGGTGGTGCTGATCAAGCCCACCATCATCCGCAGCGCCGAGGACTGGGAGCAGCTCAATCAGCAGAGCAGCGCGGCGCTGGAGGCGATGGAGGTGAAGCGGCGGGTGATCACGGTGAATGGCACGAAGTAGCGCGCAAAGACCCAGTCAGTTGGTGCCAGAGCTTTCGGCCATGCTTCGCATGGATCTCAAGGTCTGGCACACAAGCTATCAGCTATTGGGGAAAAACAGCTGCTCCCCGCCAATCTTGTAGCTCGCGATCGCCGCCTTGCCGGCCGGCGACACCAGCCAGTCGGCGAAGCGTTGGGCGGCTGCCAGGTTGACGTGCGGGTGCTTGGCCGGGTTGACGACGATCACGCCGTAGGGGTTGAACAGGCGCTGGTCGCCCTCGACCAGGATGGCCAGCTCGCCCCGATTCTTGAAGGCCAGCCAGGTGCCGCGGTCGGCCAGCACATAGCCATTCAGTGACGAGGCCATGTTCAGCGCCGGGCCCATGCCGCAGCCGCATTCGCGGTAGCCCTCGGGCTTGGCCGCGGCCACGTCGATGCCCGCTAGTCTCCAGTAACGCAGCTCGGCCGCGTGGGTGCCGCTCTTGTCGCCGCGCGACACAAAGGGCTGGACCGCGGCCTTGATCTTCAGCAGGCCCGCGCCGACGTCCCTGCCCTGCGCCTTGGCCGGGTCGGCCTTGGGGCCGACGAGCACGAAGTCGTTGTACATCACCGGCATGCGCTTCAGGCCGAAGCCCTCGGCGACGAACTTCTCCTCGGCCACCGTGTCGTGCACCAGCACGGCGTCGGCGTCGCCGCGGCGGCCCATGTCCAGCGCCTGGCCGGTGCCCAGCGCGACCACGCGAACGGCAATGCCGGTCGCCGCAGTGAACTGGGGCAGCAGGTGGCCGAACAGGCCGGACTGCTCGGTGGACGTGGTCGAGGCCACGACGATGGAGGTTTCCTGCGCTGAGGCAAGACCCGACACCAGGAGGGCCGCAACGAGCAACAGACGGCGGGACTTCATCAAGACCAAGGCAATTCTCCTTTGAGGAACAGCTGTGCCTCCTGCGGCAGGGGGCCATTGAAAAACGCCTGCGGCGGCAGGTCCACCAGCACCCGGCCGGCCTCCAGATAGAGCACGCGGGTGCCCAGGCGCTTGGCCTGGCCCAGATTGTGCGTGCTCATCACCAGGGTCATGCCCTCGCGGGCAAAGTCTTCGATCAGGGCCTCGACCTCGCGCTTGGCGCCGGGGTCCAGATTGGCGGTGGGCTCATCGAGGAACAGCAGCTGCGGCTGCAGGCCCCAGGCCCGCGCCAGCGCCAGCCGCTGCTGCTGGCCGCCGGACAGCACCCGTGCCGGCCGCTGCGCCATCTCGGCCAGGCCCACACGGGCCAGCGCAAGCCTTGCCCGTCCCGTGCGCTGCCCGCGCGGCACCCCGCCCAGCCACAGCGCCAGCATCAGGTTGTGCCAGACGGACAGGCTCAGCAGGAAGGGACGCTGGGCCACCATGGCCTGGCGCAGGACCTGGTCAGAGAGCAGGCGCCGGCCCTGGCCACCCTCCAGGGTCTGCAGGCCGTGCAGCACCCGCAGCAAGGTGGTCTTGCCTGAGCCATTGGCGCCCACCAGCATCAGGCGCTCGCCGGACTGGATCTGCAGGCTGGTGGGCTGCAAGGCCA
It contains:
- a CDS encoding PilN domain-containing protein, whose product is MAQQINLLTPILLAPKRYFSAVAMAQALGLLLAGALLIGAWLLLQARQTRQSYLQIQAEAQTERQVLMDALMRLPGNTDPAALNQQLGSLQQGLLQRRQMLDELSRGRALPGQSQSDLLRLLARTVPPPVWLTELRWSSGRLELQGLTLEPAALQPWLQQLAGHPLLKGQQLTAVKVERLESGAEGGTTLAAGSEAGPAARGAARPRWRFTLISASSPAPAAPKASAP
- a CDS encoding secretin N-terminal domain-containing protein, with product MMKPGHCHFSYRPGRSLLACAVITLLTACADKPLKLAESGNSIRAELQAQSQATRPTAPSSQAAAAAAVPLPAEPPRPEAAGEPRFDLVVNGAPMRDVFLSLVTDTRYSMLVHPDVGGQLSVTLKGVTLREALESIRDVYGYDFKIEGRRITVYPPTMQTRIYTLNYLHNQRKGRSEVRVSSGSAPVPANNGSTGSTGNPAPAGTATAQPDSSQISTTTDNDFWAETTAALKALLRNEPGRAVIASPQAGTIAVRAMPDELRHIESFLRSTRASVERQVMLEAKIVEVELREGYQSGIDWSILRNRGAVGQTSVSPSIPSGVNTIINPLVSNSNRLPVLSTSSAGAVLGDLVGVPVAGSGAFGLALSRGGFQALLSFLETHGDVQILSSPRVATLNNQKAVLKVGTDDYFVTGITGTSNNTNNNTTTNNNTQTVPTLTLTPFFSGIALDVTPQIDEANMITLHIHPSVTAVTEKVKQVDLGTVGTFRLPLASSSTNETDTVVRIADGNIVAIGGLMQMESARRGSGLPGSGDNALTSTLFGNRANTARKRELVVLIKPTIIRSAEDWEQLNQQSSAALEAMEVKRRVITVNGTK
- a CDS encoding substrate-binding domain-containing protein — translated: MKSRRLLLVAALLVSGLASAQETSIVVASTTSTEQSGLFGHLLPQFTAATGIAVRVVALGTGQALDMGRRGDADAVLVHDTVAEEKFVAEGFGLKRMPVMYNDFVLVGPKADPAKAQGRDVGAGLLKIKAAVQPFVSRGDKSGTHAAELRYWRLAGIDVAAAKPEGYRECGCGMGPALNMASSLNGYVLADRGTWLAFKNRGELAILVEGDQRLFNPYGVIVVNPAKHPHVNLAAAQRFADWLVSPAGKAAIASYKIGGEQLFFPNS
- a CDS encoding ATP-binding cassette domain-containing protein codes for the protein MTALLRLDAASVRFGELVALQPTSLQIQSGERLMLVGANGSGKTTLLRVLHGLQTLEGGQGRRLLSDQVLRQAMVAQRPFLLSLSVWHNLMLALWLGGVPRGQRTGRARLALARVGLAEMAQRPARVLSGGQQQRLALARAWGLQPQLLFLDEPTANLDPGAKREVEALIEDFAREGMTLVMSTHNLGQAKRLGTRVLYLEAGRVLVDLPPQAFFNGPLPQEAQLFLKGELPWS